A part of Paraliobacillus zengyii genomic DNA contains:
- a CDS encoding ABC transporter ATP-binding protein, which produces METIATKDLTLGYGDDVIIEDLNMTVPKGEITVFIGANGCGKSTLLRSMARLLKPKEGGVVLNGENIAKMPTKEVARQLSILPQSPISPEGLTVQDLVKQGRHPYKSIFNKWSSEDDDAVNEALESTNMMDLKYRAVDSLSGGQRQRAWIAMILAQKTDTILLDEPTTYLDMTHQIEILDLLFELNEKHNSTIVMVLHDLNLACRYAHHIVAIKDKKVHVQGKPEEIISCNMVHDVFQMKCDVTYDPMFGTPMCIPHGRGRCLIKDVVAESQKKTAQAQ; this is translated from the coding sequence ATGGAAACGATCGCTACGAAAGATTTAACACTAGGATACGGTGATGATGTTATTATAGAGGATTTAAATATGACTGTACCTAAAGGTGAAATCACAGTTTTCATCGGTGCAAATGGTTGCGGTAAATCTACCTTACTTCGTTCAATGGCAAGACTTTTAAAGCCAAAAGAAGGTGGCGTCGTGCTTAACGGAGAAAACATTGCGAAAATGCCAACAAAAGAAGTGGCAAGACAACTTTCTATTCTCCCGCAAAGTCCGATAAGTCCAGAAGGTTTGACAGTACAAGACTTAGTTAAACAAGGACGCCATCCATATAAAAGCATTTTTAATAAATGGTCGAGTGAAGATGATGATGCAGTAAATGAAGCATTAGAATCAACCAATATGATGGACTTAAAATACCGGGCAGTTGATTCGCTATCAGGCGGACAGCGACAGCGTGCTTGGATTGCAATGATTTTAGCGCAAAAAACGGATACTATTTTATTAGATGAGCCTACTACTTACTTAGATATGACCCATCAAATTGAAATCCTCGATCTGTTGTTTGAATTAAATGAAAAGCATAATAGTACCATTGTAATGGTATTGCACGATTTGAATCTTGCTTGTCGTTATGCTCACCATATCGTTGCAATTAAAGATAAAAAGGTCCATGTACAAGGGAAACCAGAAGAAATCATTAGTTGCAATATGGTTCATGATGTATTTCAAATGAAATGTGACGTAACCTATGATCCAATGTTTGGTACACCAATGTGTATCCCACATGGACGTGGTCGTTGTTTAATAAAAGACGTAGTAGCAGAATCCCAAAAGAAAACTGCGCAAGCACAATAA
- a CDS encoding IS1182 family transposase yields the protein MFKDYNMNQVILPLDLEMKLQKNDIAYTIHDLVEQIPDKAFSVFLHETGCPAYHPRMMMKVILCAYTQSVFSGRKIEALLKDSIRMMWLAQGYEPSYRTINRFRVNQEVQDLLRQCFVQFRCQLVKEELIDEEAIFIDGTKIEANANKFTFVWRKAIEKYSANLVEKSNQMYDELLANEIIPEIERESMEELTTQELEKVLEKLEKTVEAYDKKIEESEDVSERKQLRSERKTPKQYRKRFKDYATRKQKYENDMAIFEERNSYSKTDHDATFMRMKDDYMKNGQLKAGYNVQIATEGQYALAYDVFPNPTDVRTFIPFLDKIEESFFELPKYIVADAGYGSEQNYDDVLINRERIPLITYNMYRKEKTKKYKQDPFNTKNWEYDEATDSFLCPNDKKVMFQYLSNRIGKDNFTRAFRVYECEDCSDCPLRSQCTKAKEGKNRKIYYNEKWEQQKAYTKQQLSEKETGKIYGKRKIDVEPVFGFLKANLRFTRMSVRGKKKVENELGFAFMAVNLRKYTAKHAHGATNPENNPTKKDSDHLPKMIGIFFVILANYVPASLFCGKSKNIRRSC from the coding sequence ATGTTTAAAGATTATAACATGAATCAAGTAATTTTGCCGTTAGATTTAGAAATGAAATTGCAAAAAAATGATATTGCCTATACAATCCATGACTTAGTTGAACAAATACCAGATAAAGCTTTTTCTGTTTTCTTACATGAAACAGGTTGTCCTGCTTATCATCCACGAATGATGATGAAGGTTATTTTATGTGCTTATACGCAATCTGTTTTCTCTGGAAGAAAAATTGAAGCATTACTGAAAGATAGTATACGTATGATGTGGTTAGCGCAAGGTTATGAGCCAAGCTATCGTACAATTAACCGTTTTCGAGTCAATCAAGAAGTACAAGACCTGTTACGCCAATGTTTTGTGCAATTTCGATGCCAGCTGGTGAAAGAAGAACTGATTGATGAAGAAGCGATCTTTATTGATGGTACCAAGATTGAAGCAAATGCCAACAAATTTACGTTTGTTTGGCGAAAAGCGATTGAAAAATACAGTGCCAATTTGGTGGAAAAATCAAATCAAATGTATGATGAATTGCTAGCAAACGAAATTATCCCAGAAATCGAACGTGAAAGTATGGAAGAACTAACCACCCAGGAACTCGAAAAAGTTTTGGAGAAACTAGAGAAGACGGTTGAAGCATACGACAAAAAGATCGAAGAAAGTGAAGATGTAAGCGAACGTAAGCAACTTCGTTCTGAACGCAAAACACCAAAACAATATCGCAAACGGTTTAAGGATTATGCAACACGCAAACAAAAATACGAAAATGATATGGCCATATTTGAAGAGCGTAACAGTTATTCAAAGACAGATCATGATGCCACATTTATGCGAATGAAAGACGATTATATGAAGAATGGCCAATTGAAAGCTGGTTATAATGTCCAAATTGCGACAGAAGGACAATATGCACTCGCTTATGATGTATTTCCTAATCCAACCGATGTACGCACATTCATTCCTTTTCTAGATAAAATCGAGGAAAGCTTCTTTGAGCTTCCTAAATATATTGTCGCTGATGCAGGTTATGGAAGTGAACAAAATTACGATGATGTCCTAATTAATCGGGAGCGCATTCCACTAATTACATACAATATGTATCGAAAAGAGAAGACAAAGAAATATAAGCAAGATCCTTTTAACACAAAGAACTGGGAGTATGATGAAGCGACTGATTCCTTCCTCTGTCCAAATGACAAAAAAGTAATGTTCCAGTATCTTTCCAACCGGATAGGTAAAGACAACTTCACTCGAGCGTTTAGAGTCTATGAATGTGAAGATTGTTCGGATTGTCCATTACGCTCACAATGTACAAAAGCAAAGGAAGGAAAGAATCGAAAGATATATTACAACGAAAAATGGGAACAACAAAAAGCATACACAAAACAACAACTTTCAGAAAAAGAAACCGGTAAAATCTATGGTAAACGAAAAATAGATGTAGAACCAGTCTTCGGATTTTTGAAGGCTAATTTGCGTTTCACTCGTATGTCAGTAAGAGGCAAAAAGAAAGTGGAAAATGAATTAGGATTTGCATTCATGGCGGTGAACTTGAGAAAGTACACGGCTAAGCATGCGCATGGTGCAACAAATCCTGAAAATAATCCAACAAAAAAAGATTCCGACCATCTTCCTAAGATGATCGGAATCTTTTTCGTTATTTTGGCTAATTATGTCCCAGCCTCTTTGTTTTGCGGGAAATCTAAAAATATAAGACGCTCTTGTTAA
- the ytkD gene encoding RNA deprotection pyrophosphohydrolase, translating into MKIFHDYYHNEVKLSFDDHPFKKEPKHVWVICRWETQWLLTKHKERGIEFPGGKVEPGETAEIAAIREVKEETGGRVHSLTYIGQYYVKGKSEDVVKNIYFAVIDSLPKQASYFETEGPVLFKELPEKLRTNPAFSFMMKDKVLPYSLERVQELVDS; encoded by the coding sequence ATGAAGATATTTCACGATTATTATCATAATGAAGTTAAATTATCATTCGATGATCACCCATTCAAAAAGGAACCGAAACATGTCTGGGTAATTTGTCGATGGGAAACACAGTGGTTGTTAACCAAGCATAAGGAAAGAGGAATTGAGTTTCCAGGCGGGAAAGTCGAACCAGGAGAAACTGCTGAAATAGCTGCAATTCGAGAAGTAAAAGAAGAAACTGGTGGTCGGGTTCATTCTCTAACTTATATTGGTCAATATTATGTAAAGGGAAAAAGTGAAGATGTAGTAAAGAATATTTATTTTGCCGTGATTGACTCATTACCAAAACAAGCCAGTTATTTTGAAACAGAGGGGCCAGTGTTATTCAAAGAACTCCCCGAAAAATTGCGAACAAATCCCGCTTTTAGTTTTATGATGAAGGATAAAGTATTACCGTATAGTTTAGAACGAGTGCAAGAATTAGTTGACTCATAA
- a CDS encoding YolD-like family protein — protein MKPNKLTPGYNLMWESSRMMLPEHKQVLQAHQKELKKQVKPILDEQQIMLFSELVAEATYFDKTIKIKVFDPYQPLYIIGKVKKIDGMQQQIKLETTDGIHWVSLHNILDLSLENGNM, from the coding sequence ATGAAGCCAAATAAATTAACACCTGGATACAATCTGATGTGGGAATCAAGCAGAATGATGCTCCCTGAACATAAACAAGTCTTACAAGCACATCAAAAAGAATTAAAAAAACAGGTAAAACCCATTTTAGATGAACAACAAATAATGCTTTTTTCTGAGTTAGTTGCAGAAGCTACGTATTTTGACAAAACAATTAAAATTAAAGTGTTTGACCCTTATCAACCACTATATATTATTGGGAAAGTAAAAAAAATAGATGGAATGCAACAACAAATTAAATTAGAAACAACCGATGGAATCCACTGGGTGTCGCTTCATAACATACTTGATTTATCATTAGAAAATGGTAATATGTAG
- a CDS encoding ABC transporter permease — protein sequence MSQKQQSDNSLFLNHIKKLKSDRRNTLYWQLFIFIVFIITWETTSRLAWIDPLIFSSPSKVASLFLSNLVDGSLWFHLRITLLETIAGFVVGTVLGIFLAFLLWNSKKLSDVLDPYLVVLNALPKVALGPIIIVALGPGYVSIIMMGAIISFIITALVVYSAFREVDPNYLKVLQSFGATKWQCFKEAVFPASFPAMISTFKVNVGLSWVGVIVGEFLVASKGLGYLIVYGFQVFNFTLVLYSLVVIAILASLMYQGVERLEKWLIKQN from the coding sequence TTGAGTCAAAAGCAACAGTCCGATAACAGTCTGTTTCTAAACCATATTAAAAAGTTAAAATCCGATCGAAGGAATACGCTATATTGGCAGCTGTTTATTTTTATTGTTTTCATCATAACGTGGGAAACAACTAGCAGATTAGCTTGGATAGATCCGTTGATTTTTAGTTCACCTTCCAAAGTTGCAAGTTTATTTTTATCGAATTTAGTTGATGGCTCACTTTGGTTTCATTTACGAATCACACTTCTTGAAACAATTGCCGGGTTCGTTGTCGGAACAGTACTTGGAATATTTTTAGCGTTTTTGTTGTGGAATTCTAAGAAACTTTCTGACGTTCTTGATCCGTATCTTGTTGTACTAAATGCTTTACCTAAAGTAGCTTTAGGTCCTATTATAATTGTGGCTCTAGGTCCTGGGTATGTCTCTATTATTATGATGGGTGCGATTATCTCTTTTATTATTACAGCACTCGTTGTATACAGTGCTTTTAGGGAGGTTGATCCTAACTATTTAAAAGTTCTTCAAAGTTTTGGTGCAACAAAATGGCAATGCTTTAAAGAAGCAGTCTTTCCAGCTTCTTTCCCCGCAATGATTTCAACTTTCAAAGTAAACGTCGGTTTGTCATGGGTGGGTGTCATTGTAGGTGAGTTTCTTGTTGCCTCAAAAGGACTAGGTTATTTAATCGTTTACGGATTTCAAGTGTTTAACTTTACACTTGTGCTATACAGTCTTGTTGTTATAGCTATTTTAGCTTCACTTATGTATCAGGGGGTAGAGAGATTAGAGAAGTGGTTAATCAAACAAAATTAA